The genomic interval CGACAAGATCGACACGGCAATACGAGAATGCAAGGTCGGGATCGCAGTGTTCTCGCCCAGCTACTGCGAATCCTACTTCTGCCTGCACGAGCTGGCGCTGATCATGGAGTGCAAGAAGAGGGTGGTGCCCATCTTCGTCGACGTGAAACCGTCGGAGCTTCAAGTCGTCGACGACGGGAACCGTCCGGCCAAGGAGCTGCTGAAGTTCAGAAAGGCCCTGGAGGAGGCCAAGAACACGGTTGGACTAACGTTTGACTCGTTGAACGGGTGAGTgatcaatattattatattcattCCTTGAATTGATCAATTCTTATGTATGATTTGGTTTCGTGGCTTTGCATTGTTTTTGTGGAAATGCATGCTTATGATTAGGGTTTTTGTGTTGTTTGAAAGTTTCCAAGTCTAAATTTTGTTTTGGTCTGAATTCTGTACGTACGTATAGGGACTGGTCCGAGCTCTTAACGAGTGCATCAGACGCGGTAATGGCGAACTTGATCGAGGTTGAAGAAGACCGATCCTCTTCCTTTGATCAACTTGGCGGGAATTCAATTAATTGAAGAAATCGAGGCCGCTTGACCAGAAGTACTAATTTTTTTCTGGATCAACGGCAGGCACTAATATATATAGGTTCTATTATAATTAAAGACCCTCTCTTCAGAATCTGGGGAAAGGGCCAATTGATCGATCAAATTCCTTCATTCCTTCATTTTTCTGTTAAATAATTAACCCATCATATTGTTCATTTTCCTGtgtattttttcccttttatttctAACTCATAATCCATACTCAATGCCCGGAGCTTCATCAAATTTATGGGTCTGGGGcttcaacaaaataaattgtaaaattttcattcccccccccccccccccccctcttttaatttctttctgtTGCATTCTGTAAAATGCTGTTCATTATTGttatcaataataattaataatatctctctctctctctctcaactaaGCGTTCCCAAGATCATAATTCATGAATGTTGAGCttggaaataaattaaaaaaaaaaagaaaaaagaagaaggatgaaTCTAGTTAGCATATATGTGTATCAATGCTACATTAACGAAATTATTATTCACAGAAATATTTAAGGGTTCAATGGTGCATATATACATagccaaaattccaaataatgtGTGGAAGCATTTACTCAAGCAACATTTGAATCCCAGAACAAACATTCACCAAGCCAAAAAACAAAGCAAATAGTCCACACACATCCCATCAATTGGAGAAATGCTACGTACCTTAATTTGAAATTGGAAATATTTTGAATGTATAATCCTTATCCTCCACCTCATCTAGATCTTCTTCTGGTCCAAGGATTCTTCAatcatatatatagttattttttctaatcacactctttctttatatataatcCGGCCCATTTCCATAATCTAAAAGTTAAGTATAACTCCTTTCCATGGATTATATATATGGTCCATGCATGCATGTTAATTTCTTCGATTACCTTTTTATCAGgccaagaaattaaaaagattgTTGTTTGGAGTATATAGGAGATTCTTTTCTATGGGTCGACATTGTCAACTTATTATCTAAATTCTTAATTTGTCTTTTGAGCTTATAATTGAAAATACATgggtttattatataattaaagcTATATGTGTTAATTCAATGGTTAAATTTCATCTAATTTTTAGTTATATCATTAATGTGTTGCTAGATTTTGGcactttattttatatcatattgaCCCTCCATTCCTTATTAGTTACGGTCCTTCTGCGATCATATACTTTGCAGCCCCAATaatccttaattaattttgtaaagcTAAGTTGTTTTCTAATTAGATGTTTAATTAGTAtctaaaaaagaaacaaaaaaaaaaaaaaagggatttaATTGTAAAGCATAGCCTAAATTAAGGATCGCTTAATTAATTGATCCTTGAACCAATTCAAGCAATCTTGAGTTTATGCAGCCAGCTAGCCGCATTCCCATCTCCCAAGGCTTTCAACATTAATTATGCAATCACATATACTGATTAAGTTTTGCTGCATTATTATGTACTTCTAATTTATACCCAACAAAAGGGCTTATTGGATTTTATTGGTGAAGTATGAAgaacccaatatatatatatactagatCAAATAAGATGATGAATTCAGCTAGTACTTGTTACTGCATGCGTTGACCCTTCGGTGCATGTTACCCAAAATGGTTCTTAATTTTGGTAGAGAGAGACAGGAAAATTAATGTCCCTTTTAATGGTgcatcaaattaaattattctgaGTCAAATTTCCCAATCCCATTCAATTCTGTTCGAATCAAATCTTTAATTAACTTTTCTTTCTTcgtttatattattaattatccTCCTTTCCCAATCAAACAGATGGCTTTTTCTTCaattattcttttccttcttatTTTCTGGGTAACCAAACAGATAGAAGAAGTTTCGTAATGCATGCTGGGGAGCCAGCTAGCAGAGTGTGCGAAATTAAATGAGTAATGGCCTGTCAATGAAAACCTTCCAAACTAAGTAACCACCATTTTCTTCCCCATGCAGCTGCGACTTTTGACACAACATCGTtcaactcccccccccccccccccccccccccctccccctcatATTTCAAGATGAACGATGATGTCATTGAATTGATTATGGCTGTCGGGGAAAAAGTCCGTCTTttgctttttctcttctttctttcttctattctgTCCATACACACTAGCGCGCGCGCGCACAGCGCTCTGGGATCCATGTTGGCTTGTCACGCGAAAAGGAAGGAGTCAGATAAAAACAGCCCCTGATGATGTCCCTCAGCATGACTATATAAACTAAACAAGCACTTCTACATGGAATCAAATACACATCACTCCCTCATTTTAAAGACGACAATCTATAGCCCCATACATACATCAATTGGCAAACAAAAGCTCGTTAGGGACTTACTCTTTTTAGTTCTCAGGTTTCGTGTTTGAcccctggtcaaagaagaaagtTCAGCAACCAGACACTatcctgaaaattaaaaaattgtcagATCGTCCTCACGTCAGCGGAGAGAGGTTAGAGATAGAAATTAGCTCCTGAGTTTTTTGATTTACATCTATTGTTGGAATCGTGAGGCTGAGCAAAAAGGGGCGCTCATGATggtgagttaaaaaaaaaatgaaaatatatacataaatcaTTATGCATATCACAAGTAATAAATCTCTCAAGTTTTATTAAGAATGGCAAAAAATTAACTCTTAGTAGAGATAAAAATGTTCACTTTGGAGTGTATAAACTTGCGATCGCATTCAATTTACTTAAAAACCAAATCAGGAGAAAAGATCgatcttttttaaaattaggcGGGCGaagtttgaatatttgaatcatcaaaaaaaaaaaaaaaaacacaacaattatgtacaaaaaaaagaagaacttaaatatatatatatatatataatattttgctAACGCTCAAGACAAGTGCCCCACCCTAGCGGCCCCACATCACGGGAGATGAGGTAAATTAGGAGTCGAACACCTTAAGTTTCGAATTATAGATCTCCCACACTTATGGATACTcgtattaatttttcaaaaccacccAACCACACTAaggacaatatatatataatgttaatCGGACTAAGAAAATGCATTGAGTTGGTCAATGTCGAAGATAATTaaaatgttacatatatatttgttgtcGTATATCAATTGATATTTGGTTAGAGATGGCCCctaattaattatgtataaaatatagaCTGTACATGAGGTGGGGGTGGGTGGTGGGTCCCCACGATGCACGTAAAAAGTCCAATTAGTCTTCGTTTCTTTGTTCAAAGTGGGAGTTGAGAACTGTAGAATCCCATTTGGGAACCGCACCCGCACGTTTCAGAACCAAGTCATTTACCAAGAAGGGGGGCCAATGATTTGCAGTCCTAAAAAGTGTCATGCCGAGTTAAAATGACGAAAATGCCCTCACATTGTTGAAAGACAATTTTGTCCTCCTCCCACGTTTGCCAgcaaatttttttgtatttggtcacctattattattctttatcaAAATGACGGTTATATGTTAAAGAAGCATGGCTGCATTGGATGGAATAGGAAATGCTGAATAATTTTTACAACATGACGAGTGGATATGGCAAACACGGTGTTAGATTATAACATTTTTTGTTCAGCCCAATTATCATGAAATATCTGTTTGTTTTTATATAGACAACaaacccaagcccaagcccaagccctttCATTAATTCTTGATTACCAGACAAACTGCTTAATTTCCTGTTTGGTCCACTTCATAAATAGACTACATGCGTATTAATTGTATGAAAATGCTACTtagacatttaattttttaacaattaaaatgacATACGTAGCATTTTCGTTAATTATATAAGaacacatgtatatatgtatgtaaatttCTTTGACCATAGAAAATTCTAAGTCTCCACATGAATGCAAtgatttatgtatatattttttgtaaggataaattaaaatgcacggtcataaaacttaattgataaaaaaatttcatgaaattagTGATGATAGAGACGAAAAATCGTAGTTCCATTCATATTCTACTTCTTATCTAAATGTCCAATGGTTGTCCTACAACACCGTTACCCTAATTTGACCATaattagaattttgaatttgacaGTGATTATGATATTGTTAAATTCGATTTGGATTGAAATTTATCTCAATTGGAGAAATATtcctttcatatgagtatataaTTTCATGTGtatattcataaataattttaaatttataaataggtgtctaatattttgaaattagttgcaataatatcacttttgtagtACTAATATCaaattagtaatattttattttttctatctgtgatttctttgaatttgtgtttttcacgtaaaattatGTATTCATGTGTGTGATTAATAGTTTGATAATGATTTGTTTTCAATCCAAATTTCGTAACAAACACACTTTAGTTTTATTCAAAATACCAACAATTGTCGAAAGATATGATTGgaaagaaataatcaaaaaataaatgctataaattaataaatagactATTTTGCACAACTTAAGCATGAGCTtatgcatattaattatatgaaaatgcTACTTAGACGTTTGATTTCGACACTTAAAATGACATCTGAAgcattttcattaattatataAGAACACATGTATATGTTTATGTAAATTTCTACGTCCGAGCATGAATGCAAtgatatatgtgtgtatttctTGCGATGGGTAAATTAAGATGCATGTTCAAAAAACTCAATTAATAGAATTTGATGAAATTAGTGATGATactaaataatagaaataacaaATCCTAATTTTGTTAATATTCTACTTTTCGTATAAAAGTCCAATAATTGACCTACAACACactttaattttaatcaaaatatataccATAAACTGTTGAAAGATATGATTGGGAAGGATTAATCAAAAAAGAAATGCATGATAAATAGACTATTTTGCACAACTTAAACATGAGAAACATGCATATTAATTGTAAGAAAATTCTACTCACATATTGAATTTTGACACTTATAGGAATGCATGTAAATTTCTTTGACCACAAAAAGTTCTACGTTTGCGCATTAATGCAatgatatatgtatgtatttctTGTAAGGGTAAATTAAGATGCACGATCAAAAAACttgattgataattttttttaatgaaattaatgatGATACTAAATAATAGAGATGAGAAATCCTACTTCCATTCATGTTCTACTTCTCGTATAAAGGTCCAATGGTTGACCTACAACACgctttaattttattcaaaataccATAAACCATTAAAAGATATGATTGAgaagaaataatcaaaaaagaaatttcataaGTTGATAAATTGACTATATATTTTGCACAACTTAAACATGCCAACAtggatattaattatatgaaaatgcTATTTAGACATTCAACCTCGACACTTGAAATGacttactttttattttattctttaatgcCCAAATTAGTGTAAGAttctacaaattaaaaaaataattaaaaaataaattgtttaattaaattaaaaaaagcaGAGAGTCTAAAGCCAGAttctacaaattaaaaaataattgatttactttttcttttattctttaatgCCCAAATTAGTGTAGATTCCCTAAATGAAAATTTCACTGTCCAACTAATcgttttatcaaattattctcttaaaataacatttcttatttttttttttcgttgtGTTACTAATTTACATTTCACTATTCATTActtaacattgaaaaatgatCCATGTATTTGGAGAGTTGGGGGCCTATTCGTTTAAATGACATTTcactatttattacttaatattaaaaaataatctataaaCTTGAAGAGTTAAGGAGTTTACTCATTTAAATCACACCTTACTATTTATTGCCTAATATTCGAAAATGATCTATAAACTTCGGGAGTTAGGGggccttttcattcaaataaaataacaaaataagtaGATcacaaattcaaacaaaaaaaattgttataaaataaaattagttattttgtatctcaaaaaataaaaaataattttaaataattaattatcaaaattaatgattttaggGCCCTAGGCTAGTGGCTTATGCCTTAAGCTCGCATTGAGaaataatcaaaaaagaaaTGCCATAAGTTGATAAATAGACTATTTTGCACAACTTAAACATGAGAATAtgcatattaattatacaaaaatactaCTTAGACATTTAACTTTCGACACTTAAAATAACATATGTAGCAT from Diospyros lotus cultivar Yz01 chromosome 8, ASM1463336v1, whole genome shotgun sequence carries:
- the LOC127808741 gene encoding TIR-only protein-like, whose product is MQRSASAANALARQILRHQTHVQPLRRHQPCDVFINHRRIDTNKNISGLLYDQISRMGLRAFLDSKTMKPGDKLFDKIDTAIRECKVGIAVFSPSYCESYFCLHELALIMECKKRVVPIFVDVKPSELQVVDDGNRPAKELLKFRKALEEAKNTVGLTFDSLNGDWSELLTSASDAVMANLIEVEEDRSSSFDQLGGNSIN